One Vicia villosa cultivar HV-30 ecotype Madison, WI unplaced genomic scaffold, Vvil1.0 ctg.000353F_1_1, whole genome shotgun sequence genomic window carries:
- the LOC131627274 gene encoding uncharacterized protein LOC131627274: MIKRFPSGRNQRSKGVKIKHVLQVILLLGVCFWLIYQVKHNHDKKKDFDKNDSTLSSVRTETDKVVKHGRKDLKPVKDEVDHSGKLEEEEDEPIVEVTEEKPKEEGNKHETEESEDSEHEGREEQDEEENKHGTDEGREEQDEEENKHGTKEQEEGENKTEEIEDEGGDVEVDENDHEKSDVDNDQDDDDADELKDKVEDSDEMENEEKEDGEKGGSVESDENHEAREEHYKGDDASSAVAHDTHATSTETEPINLTQAGLSVQMNVEQADNATTYHSDESNSNQNDSDLKDREVEVADVISSNVTAGKETGNNSSSTETAETNTDSHLDVGSNLTAVITESSNNSTGAGDDTANSSEQIKTVFVTESDNAQNATASTTVAGDIKQTEGLEQTGNKTSEGNLPDNAATVSVKPDNGDAALQESPTLGDSALEKTMDSVASNETETIFGNSNNNATSDTIESDKSTGITETSEANKTQNIDASVDEMFRGNTQTGETDEKSDSSSANEILDAVIHDAIDSSDTQNTHEDMATARTDLDTLPDIQNEGNEGDENSAE; this comes from the coding sequence ATGATAAAAAGGTTTCCGAGTGGTAGGAATCAAAGATCCAAAGGTGTTAAGATAAAGCATGTTCTGCAAGTTATTCTGCTGCTTGGTGTGTGCTTCTGGTTGATCTACCAGGTTAAGCACAATCACGACAAGAAGAAGGACTTCGATAAGAATGATTCAACACTATCATCGGTTAGAACTGAGACGGATAAGGTTGTGAAACACGGTAGGAAGGACCTGAAACCAGTTAAGGATGAAGTAGATCACAGCGGAAAGCTCGAAGAGGAAGAGGATGAACCTATAGTAGAGGTTACGGAAGAGAAACCCAAAGAAGAAGGGAACAAACACGAAACTGAAGAAAGTGAAGACAGCGAGCATGAAGGGAGAGAAGaacaagatgaagaagaaaataagCATGGAACAGATGAAGGGAGAGAAGaacaagatgaagaagaaaataagCATGGAACAAAAGAACAGGAGGAAGGTGAAAATAAAACCGAAGAGATCGAAGATGAAGGAGGAGATGTTGAGGTAGATGAAAATGATCATGAGAAATCAGATGTTGATAATGATCAAGATGACGACGATGCAGATGAGTTGAAAGACAAAGTAGAAGATAGTGATGAGATGGAGAATGAAGAGAAGGAGGATGGGGAAAAGGGGGGTTCAGTTGAAAGCGATGAGAATCATGAAGCTCGGGAGGAACATTACAAGGGCGATGATGCGTCTAGTGCTGTGGCTCATGACACTCACGCAACTAGCACTGAAACTGAACCGATTAATTTGACACAGGCTGGTCTAAGCGTACAAATGAATGTCGAACAAGCAGACAACGCGACTACTTATCATTCTGATGAGAGTAACAGCAATCAAAATGATTCTGATTTGAAGGATAGAGAAGTTGAAGTGGCAGATGTAATTTCTTCTAATGTGACTGCCGGTAAAGAGACTGGAAATAACAGTTCGTCTACAGAAACAGCCGAAACAAACACTGATAGCCACTTGGATGTAGGAAGTAATCTGACAGCAGTGATTACTGAATCAAGCAATAACTCAACAGGCGCTGGTGATGACACGGCAAATTCATCCGAGCAAATTAAAACAGTTTTTGTAACCGAGTCTGATAATGCTCAAAATGCGACAGCTAGTACAACAGTTGCTGGAGATATAAAGCAAACAGAGGGGTTAGAGCAAACTGGCAACAAAACTTCTGAAGGAAACCTGCCTGATAATGCTGCAACAGTCTCTGTTAAACCGGATAATGGTGATGCTGCTCTGCAAGAATCTCCCACTCTAGGGGATAGTGCATTAGAGAAAACGATGGATTCCGTAGCTTCAAATGAAACTGAAACCATTTTTGGTAATTCGAATAATAATGCGACCTCTGATACCATCGAAAGTGACAAGTCCACAGGTATCACTGAAACTAGTGAAGCAaacaaaacacagaatattgacGCCTCCGTGGATGAGATGTTCAGGGGTAATACTCAAACAGGCGAAACAGATGAAAAGTCAGACTCTTCCTCTGCCAATGAAATTCTAGACGCAGTTATACACGACGCAATTGATTCTTCTGATACTCAGAACACACACGAGGATATGGCAACGGCTCGAACTGATCTTGATACGTTGCCGGATATTCAAAACGAAGGAAACGAAGGCGATGAAAATTCTGCAGAGTGA
- the LOC131627288 gene encoding ethylene-responsive transcription factor TINY-like produces MAARAHDVAALTIKGNSAILKFHELADSMPRPESKSPRDVQAAAVKAAAMEVPDQQTRSQSHTSSSSSSSSSSLSQSSSSSLADSSSEEPSTPNELGEIVELPALGTSFELPDPVNMVFSDWLMNGLIIHTVGIRFQCIKTTLKV; encoded by the coding sequence ATGGCGGCTCGTGCTCATGACGTGGCTGCTCTCACCATCAAAGGAAACTCAGCCATCCTCAAGTTTCATGAACTCGCAGATTCGATGCCTCGACCAGAGTCAAAATCTCCTCGGGATGTCCAAGCCGCCGCCGTGAAAGCCGCTGCCATGGAAGTTCCCGATCAACAAACAAGATCTCAATCACATacatcctcttcttcttcatcttcctcctCTTCGCTGTCGCAATCTTCGTCGTCATCGTTGGCGGATTCTTCTTCCGAAGAACCGTCAACACCTAACGAACTCGGTGAGATTGTGGAACTACCAGCATTGGGAACGAGTTTTGAATTACCCGACCCAGTTAATATGGTGTTTTCCGACTGGTTGATGAATGGCCTTATTATTCACACAGTTGGGATCAGATTTCAATGCATCAAGACAACTCTGAAAGTATAA